The following are from one region of the Myotis daubentonii chromosome 2, mMyoDau2.1, whole genome shotgun sequence genome:
- the LOC132227662 gene encoding uncharacterized LOC122455340 homolog → MDFSLGLRLGPRNKKATHQQPPAPSGHVPPAASPCLSCPPSACACPCPACPHPTCNCTAYPSYAATCPSCPSLPGPPCTCSCPACPPSTCHHSSGVPCSDPHLTYCHPSPCPIYPSAKGRSACPSSCLAYSNNCGCGRGPAWGPPGSIGHCSCCFRGQRTSRWHCLIV, encoded by the coding sequence ATGGACTTCTCTCTGGGCCTACGTTTGGGGCCACGAAACAAGAAGGCCACCCACCAACAACCTCCTGCACCCTCTGGGCATGTCCCACCAGCTGCCTCTCCTTGTCTAtcctgtcctccctctgcctgtgcctgcccctgccctgcctgtcCTCATCCCACCTGCAACTGCACTGCCTACCCCTCTTATGCAGCTACCTGTCCCTCCtgtcccagcctccctggcccaccctgcacctgctcctgccctgcctgtccTCCCTCAACTTGTCACCATAGCTCTGGTGTCCCATGCTCTGATCCTCACTTGACCTACTGCCATCCCTCACCTTGCCCCATTTACCCTAGTGCCAAGGGCCGATCCGCCTGTCCCAGCTCCTGTTTGGCCTATAGTAACAACTGTGGCTGTGGCAGAGGGCCTGCCTGGGGGCCTCCAGGCTCCATTGGCCACTGCAGCTGCTGCTTCAGGGGACAACGCACCTCTCGGTGGCACTGTCTGATAGTCTAG